One stretch of Salvia splendens isolate huo1 unplaced genomic scaffold, SspV2 ctg204, whole genome shotgun sequence DNA includes these proteins:
- the LOC121789308 gene encoding V-type proton ATPase subunit H-like — MPTDQGDLTTEQVLRRDIPWETYMTTKLISGTGLQLLRRYDKKPESYKAQLLDDDGPAYIRVFVSILRDISKEETLEYVLALFDEMLSTNPKRARLFHDKSLSEENTYEPFLRLLWKGSWFTQEKSCKILSLIVSGRSKSQGESISQKDVTTVDDVLKGLVEWLCAQLKKPSHSSHGIPTAINCLATLLKEPLVRSSFVQADGVKFLIPLIIPASSQQSIQLLYETCLCVWLLSFYEPAVECLATSRCLPRLIDVVKGTTKEKVVRVVILTLKNLINKGTFAAEMVDLEVPQLLQNLKAQAWSDEDLLEAMNQLEEGLRVNIKRLSSYEKYYQEVILGRLDWAPMHKDPIFWKENITHFEEHDFKVLRILLTILDTSSDPRTLAVACYDLSQFIQYHPAGRIIVTDLKTKDRVMKLMNHQSTEVTKNALLCIQRLFLGAKYASFLQA; from the exons GTTTTGAGGAGGGATATTCCATGGGAGACATACATGACTACTAAGCTGATATCAGGGACTGGACTTCAGCTGCTGCGGCGTTACGATAAGAAACCTGAGAGTTACAAGGCTCAGTTGCTTGATGAT GATGGTCCGGCTTACATCCGTGTTTTCGTTAGCATTTTGCGTGACATATCCAAGGAAGAAACTTTAGAGTATGTTTTGGCtctgtttgatgaaatgcttTCCA CTAACCCCAAAAGAGCAAGGTTATTTCATGATAAATCTCTGTCTGAGGAGAACACCTATGAACCTTTCCTAAG ATTGCTCTGGAAAGGCAGTtggtttactcaggaaaaaagCTGTAAGATACTGTCTCTGATTGTAAG TGGCAGGTCAAAATCTCAGGGAGAGTCTATATCACAGAAAGACGTCACTACTGTTGATGATGTTTTGAAGGGACTGGTGGAGTGGTTGTGTGCACAG TTGAAGAAGCCATCTCATTCTAGCCATGGCATCCCCACAGCTATTAACTGCCTTGCAACTTTGCTGAAAGAACCTCTAGTGCGGTCTTCATTTGTTCAAGCAGATGGAGTGAAGTTTCTCATTCCTCTAATTATTCCAGCTTCCAGTCAACAATCTATCCAG CTCCTATATGAAACCTGCCTTTGTGTATGGCTCCTCTCGTTCTATGAGCCTGCAGTTGAGTGCTTGGCCACTTCTAGGTGCTTACCACGGTTAATTGATGTTGTTAAAGGGACCACCAAGGAAAAA GTTGTAAGGGTAGTCATCCTAACCCTtaagaatttaataaacaaagGAACATTTGCTGCTGAGATGGTGGACCTGGAAGTTCCACAGCTGCTCCAGAATCTAAAAGCTCAGGCTTGGAGTGACGAG GATCTACTGGAGGCCATGAATCAGCTGGAAGAAGGATTGAGAGTTAACATCAAGAGGCTAAGCTCTTATGAGAAATATTATCAGGAAGTTATCCTTGGACGTCTTGATTGGGCTCCTATGCATAAAGATCCTATTTTCTGGAAGGAGAACATTACACACTTTGAAGAACATGATTTCAAg GTACTTAGGATCCTGTTGACAATTTTGGACACATCATCTGATCCTAGAACACTCGCTGTTGCTTGCTATGACCTGTCTCAGTTCATTCAGTACCATCCTGCTGGGCGTATTATTGTGACAGACCTGAAAACAAAGGATCGCGTGATGAAGCTGATGAACCACCAGAGCACAGAGGTTACCAAAAATGCCCTACTCTGCATCCAAAGGTTATTCCTTGGTGCCAAATATGCAAGCTTTTTGCAGGCTTGA